The sequence CCGATGTTCACGTGCGGCTTTGTCCTCTCGAATTTTTCCTTGGCCATGATCTTCCCCTCCGGTTCAGCTCTGCGGGCCGGTTGTTCAGGTTCAATTTACAAGCGAGGTACTATACTTGAATCGGGCGTCGGCGGAAAAGAAAAATTTAGCGGAAACGACAAAAAACTCCGGCGGACGCGGGCGTCAGCCGCCGGTCATCCGAGCGGCGACGGCGGGATCGGCGACTTCGAAACTCGATGGTTCGAGGGAATAAACCGCGCGGCCCTGGGTCAGGGAGCGCAGGGCGGTGGCGTATCCGAAAAGCTCGGCCAGGGGGACCAGGGCCCGAACGATCACCCGGCCCGGTTTCTTCTCGGTCTCGCGGACCTTGCCCCGGCGGGCGTTGAGGTCGGAGATGATCGCCCCCATGAACTCCGGAGGCGCGAAAACCTGCAGCTCCATGATGGGCTCCAGGAGCACGGGGCCGGCCTTGCGCACCGCTTCCCGGAAAGCCAGGGAAGCCGCGGCCGTAAACGCGGCCTCGGAAGAGTCGGTTTCATGGAAACTCCCGCCGGTCACGGTGACCAGGATATCGGTGAGCGGATAGCCGCCCAGGTAGCCGGTCTTGGCCGAATCCCCCACCCCCTGGCGGACCGCGGGCAGATACTCGCGGGGAATCTCCTCGGCCTTCACCTGTTCCAGCAGCTCGAAACCGGAACCGCGCGGGCCGGGCTCGACCGTGAGCACGACATGTCCGTAGTGGCTCCTGCCCCCGCTCTGCCGGATGAACTTGCCTTCGCCGACCTTGCGTTCCTCGATCGTCTCCCGGTAGGCCACGCTGGGTTTCCCCAGGCGGGCGTGGACCCGGAATTCACGCTGAAGCCGGTCGACCACGATCTGCAGATGCAGCTCCCCCATCCCCGAAACGATCGTCTGCCCGGTGTCCTCGTTGTGGTTTACGCGGAACGTCGGATCCTCCTCGGTGAGCTTGATCATAGCCTCCCGGAGCCGATCGGCTTCGGCGGGGCTGCGGGGTTCCACCGCCATGGAGATGACCGGTTCGGCGAACTGCATCCGTTCGAGCATGACCGCCCGGGAGGGGTCGGTGATGGTGTCGCCGGTGGTGGCCTGATCCAGCCCCACCACCGCCGCGATCTCCCCGGCCGCGATCTCCTGCCGTTCCTGGCGGCGGTTGGCGTGCATTTCCAGGATGCGGGTGACGCGCGATTTTTTGCGGGTGGTGGCGTTGAGGACGGACTGCCCCTTCTTCAGCTTCCCGGCGTAAAGGCGCAGGTAGGCGAGCTTCCCGCAATGTTCGTCGCTCACGATCTTGAAAACCAGGGCGGTGAGGGGGCCGGCGGGATCGGACGGGCGGGTCTCCTCCTCCCCGTCCTGGGTAAAGACCCGGACCGGGGGAACGTCCAACGGAGAAGGAAGATAGCCGACGACCGCGTCCAGGAGCGGCTGGATGCCGATGTTCTTCAAAGCCGAGCCGCACAGAACCGGGACCAGGCGGTTGGCGATCACTGCCTGCCGGGTCAGTTCGCGGATGCGCTTGGCGCCCACGGTCGCGCCGTCCAGGTATTCGCCGAGAAGAGACTCGTCGAATTCGGAGAGGGCTTCGATCAGGCTTTCGCGCCAGCGGGCGGCTTCTTTCCTCATCTCCTCGGGCACGGGGATCTCCCCGTATTCGACGCCCTGGGTGGAGGGGTCGAAGACGACGGCCTTGTCCAGGACCAGGTCGATCACGCCCTTGAGCCCGCTCTCCAAGCCCCAGGGGATCTGGTAGGCGACGGCGGGGGCGCCCAGCTTGCGGCGCATCTCCTCCAGGGTCTGGAAAAAATCGGCTCCGGAGCGGTCGAGCTTGTTGACGAAGGCGATGCGCGGCACCTTGTAGCGGTCGGCCTGCAGCCAGACCGTCTCCGACTGGGGCTCGACCCCGCCCACCGCGCAGAAGACGGCGACGGCCCCGTCCAGGACCCGGAGCGAACGCTCCACCTCGGCGGTGAAATCGACGTGCCCCGGGGTATCGATGATATTGATCCGGTGGTCTTTCCAGAGACAGGAGGTCGCGGCCGAAGTTATGGTTATCCCGCGCTCCTGCTCCTGCTCCATCCAGTCCATGGTGGCGGTTCCCTCGTCCACTTCGCCGATCCGGTACACCTTGCCGGTGTAGAAGAGCATCCGTTCGGTGCTAGTGGTCTTGCCCGCGTCGATGTGGGCCATGATCCCGATGTTGCGGATTTTTTTCAGGGATATCGCCTGCATTCCGTTGCTCCGATTCGCAGGGGGGCTACGCCCCCCATCCCTCTTCTCGGAACGGAGGGGGGAGAACCCCCGGCGCCCCGGATCCCGCGGGGGAGGCCGTTTCTCCGCGGCGACGCCCCCGGGGGGAGAAAAACGCTACCAGCGGTAGTGGGCGAAGGCCTTGTTGGCCTCGGCCATCTTGTGGGTGTTCTGCTTTTTCTTGACCGCCGCGCCCTGGTTCTCGTAGGCGTCGATCAGCTCGCCGGCCAGGCGCTGGTTGAAGGGCATGCCCTTGCGGGCTCGGGCGAAACCGATGATCCAGCGGATGGCCAGGGCCACCCGACGGTCGTTGGAAACTTCCACCGGGACCTGGTACGTGGCGCCGCCC is a genomic window of bacterium containing:
- the fusA gene encoding elongation factor G; amino-acid sequence: MQAISLKKIRNIGIMAHIDAGKTTSTERMLFYTGKVYRIGEVDEGTATMDWMEQEQERGITITSAATSCLWKDHRINIIDTPGHVDFTAEVERSLRVLDGAVAVFCAVGGVEPQSETVWLQADRYKVPRIAFVNKLDRSGADFFQTLEEMRRKLGAPAVAYQIPWGLESGLKGVIDLVLDKAVVFDPSTQGVEYGEIPVPEEMRKEAARWRESLIEALSEFDESLLGEYLDGATVGAKRIRELTRQAVIANRLVPVLCGSALKNIGIQPLLDAVVGYLPSPLDVPPVRVFTQDGEEETRPSDPAGPLTALVFKIVSDEHCGKLAYLRLYAGKLKKGQSVLNATTRKKSRVTRILEMHANRRQERQEIAAGEIAAVVGLDQATTGDTITDPSRAVMLERMQFAEPVISMAVEPRSPAEADRLREAMIKLTEEDPTFRVNHNEDTGQTIVSGMGELHLQIVVDRLQREFRVHARLGKPSVAYRETIEERKVGEGKFIRQSGGRSHYGHVVLTVEPGPRGSGFELLEQVKAEEIPREYLPAVRQGVGDSAKTGYLGGYPLTDILVTVTGGSFHETDSSEAAFTAAASLAFREAVRKAGPVLLEPIMELQVFAPPEFMGAIISDLNARRGKVRETEKKPGRVIVRALVPLAELFGYATALRSLTQGRAVYSLEPSSFEVADPAVAARMTGG